From Malus sylvestris chromosome 1, drMalSylv7.2, whole genome shotgun sequence:
CGAGAAAAATTTGTTAAACGgctgcacaaaaaaaaaaaaaaaaaaaaaaaaaaaaaaaaagaggaagggGCACGGCACAACAGGCCCCATGGCCCAACATGACTTTTTGCCTTTCTCTTGCTCATATACCAACACGAGCCCAAGCccaacattaaaaaaataaaaataaaaaaagaaggaaaggcATCAGGCCCCATGGTCCAAGGTCAGTAACCTAGGGAGCCCAGCCCACACTGGctcccctctctccctctcgaccCAAAGGCCTTGCAGCCCAATCCAACCAAAAGGGGGCTGACGCCCTCGCTCTTCCTCTCACTTCTCCTGCAAAGGCCCAAGCCTAACAGTCCAAACGTAGGCCCAGGCACAACGGCCTAGACCATGGCGCCCCAATGCCTAAACTTAAGCCAGCCCACGGCCCGAGCTGAGTCAACGCTGAACCGAGCCATACATGGCAGTAGCCCAACTATGGCTTCCCAACCACCTTTTCATACCTTCTTGACCCTCGTCGAGTCAAATTTCAGGCCTCGAGGCTCCCAAAAATTACGAAcacaaggaaaaattaatttttttcttaccttggagCGGTGTGAAAACAAAGAAAGTAACGAAAGACGATCCTTTGCACaggcaagtgtagaagattgctaagggagggggaacaaatatcctctaactctctctctcttgtagggtagaataaattgctctatagtttatttaataatctacttaaggtagacttaaatagactttagaagtaatttatttccctttacTAGAAGgacctaatttccaattaaaagggaatctacatcaaaacagGAAACAATCCTATGTTTCCTAAAATAAGAAGaactctacacctgctgcccatTCCTGTGAGTAGCCCAACTGGTGTAGGGGCATTTgttgagcaaaaaataatcaagaaaaatatggtggcgacacgtggatttttgggttaaaaagacaaaattaccctcgaggcacactgGAACTCCCACGCACAAGCAACAGACAATCACTACTCAATCAAGatcaaaagtgatcaaaataggtatttattcaaaacctatttcatccatcctcatcaaatcctccccacaaggtaaccctcaattattcattcaaattaggattaattacctaaattaattgattaatttcctaattaattaattttctaattgattgcaagatattatttttacataatatcttgcaattagagccaaaaaccaccataagtggcccccttttctccaaataggggtgataagctcatatttatatatattttacataaaattcacttgtcttttcttagttagttccttatatttttgagctatttactatgtttttgtgttttgtgtgatttatcaagcaaagaaaagaaaagtagcgcAAGTGagttattaagtaacaaattcgtcaaaactgcctgtgcagattagctgactttggaagcatctTACGAtctcagaatgaatgagagaatgaaccttatatgcttggaaagctatggatgtctattttctggagcaatttacggattgttaatatcatttttctagaagaagttatgggcattgtaacactaaaaggttcagaaaagggctaagcagatttggctaataaagtgagaaagtaaaggcacttgttttgtgttttgctttgtcatcaacactcagcagcaaatggggttatgattgcactcatttggctttggagcaagtggaaatgcacagctagaagatgaacaaggcacatggaagaaacatggacaacacacacacaaagagaGCATGGCATGGACAGTttgacatgggcagaaaatgggtggattgttggctgaaataatgaagaatatgtgtgtgcaaatgcaaaggaaaaacacacacgcatgggcaaaggaaacacacacacatgggcaaaggaaacacacacacatgggcagaaaatgggttgatttgtggctgaaatgatggaggtcatgtgtctgcaaatgtaaagggaaacatggacatcacacacccatacaaactgcacatgcaaggaattgaagtggtcctctccttTGCCTacaaatacatccaccattccccttcctaaacacaatcttgatccatcaaaagagcttcattcacaaacacaatttccttgtagtgacctccatccattcatctagccatactacatctcactaatccatacactttcatctcttagccgtgcaaatccattccatccattcatctagccatactacatctcaccaatccatacactttcatctcttagccgtgcaaatccattccatccatatatccatacacatcctagacacttgtgctacaacaaggtggtgaaaacaaaggtccttggcgtttcaagcttggaactttggagcgttttaggtgtacttcgttcttgctttcaatgtctactttgttattttctaattttgttgcaattatgagtggctaaacccctatttagttagggggaagtttgaagtcatgaacatgcttgagatttgaattgatttcttccaattgtgatttgataagatgtgattgcaattcaattatctattttattcataactgattcttgtatgtttattaaggatgcatacttagttttcatgcatgaattagatgctagaatataaatgagtttcacctaatcgttacaagtttatattcatgagtagtgaaggttgtttatcacaatcgcgttaattgaattcttggcaattgtatcatgcattcatagttataattgcctcgtcaacacttatgattttcattgaacgtaatgatctctgattgtatctctattatgcattcatataggggatttttagagaatgatttgggttgtcgcatgcattcatccaattcaatgagtaaaggaaaatctgagggttaatttgtgcatcgcGGTTAATCTGGgatgttgagcatcatagtttattgaaaagcaattggaaatcaattcatatacaagtgtgtcatgtgtgaagaacggacctctaactaatccatccatcatcttatttcttaaattcgttttacaatctgcctagttttataacttgtttgtttgtttcaaattcaccaaaactaaaatcccccttttactttcttgtttcaaagtgtttaaaatctgttttgtttgtgttttagagtgttttgagtcaagtcaaaacccaaatttcgtccaaagttgtgttagagtcagaaactgcctagtttgtgtttttaggcagttttgagtgtttttaagttgttttgagtcttgtgaatctgttttgagtcctttaagtctattcaaacatttttaactttgtttttaagttttttagttagtttagaggttttagcaagccctcctaatccccggtttagaacgatccctacttgcattattactacaatttgacaacaagagggtttaatttgagtgcttaactttcatcgcatcaaggGGCTGGCCACATCCCTATATAAACATCCACATTTCTCCAGAAACCGAAGTCCAATTCTCTtctaaaattctccaaatttatctaaacacatgctctctcaaattctaactttggcatcggaggctCTTCGGCCAAACCCCCTCCttcccccccaattcatcgtgggtgcgtgagaCTCTTGGctttgacctaaggtgttaactGTTTTACATGTACATTTTCATCTAAAAAGTAGAAGGCGAAAATTTACATCCACACCTATGATCATTCATCTTTCTACTAATTTGTCGTAACCATTCCTCTGCTTGAATAAGATTCAGATCACCCTTAAATACTGAAGGTCGAGTCTTACGAAATTCCTCTTGAATCCTCATTATTTGGTCATGCTCAGTTTCTTGACGAAGCAAATGGTTGTATTGGTTCGACTCACGAATGGCAGATGCCATACCTGAAAAGCTAATAGTACTCCCATATTGCCTTTCATACCATAGTCAGCGAAAACTTCTACTCCAGCCATCCTTCTCAAAtaattttaccaaaataataatGAGGTTATCACTAATAATATATAGATTTATAAAATCAAAACAATTGGAAAAGGTTATAGAAATAAATGACAATAAGTTACACTTATATGCAACGGAGGagaattctctcccctcctattcTCATCTCCTTCCCTCCCATTCTCtcacatattgttttttatcttattgtctttataaaaaaatcaatgtaAGATGTTGACATAGCTAAACCTTAACCGTTTGAATAGGATGGGAGGAaagggaagggaagggaagagaagagagattaggaggggagagaatcctccaCCATATGCAAAACCATTAAGTCAGTGGAAACgcacaaaagaaacaaaacccaaaattatAGAATCGTTGAAATTAACAAAAgcattgaaaataaataaaaaatttgacaaaGGAAAAAGTAACAGCACATGAAATTAGGAGTCTAACCAACTTAAATGAAACACAAGAAATAAAAGGTAATAGTAAAAACGAAAATGATATCAACgttatttttttgaacaaatttaaatatgggaaattttatttaaacccatttaaTCTCTTTTTACACCtcacttaaattttaaatgttaattgtctattttactctattgcataattactattaagtacaaaatgaaattaataataaaacttgaatttatcaataaacccaaacactataattaaacctTATGCCCTTTATCATGGGACGATCCTCCGTCCGGTTGCTGGTGCAAAGGAGTGAGATTCCAAGAGCTTGCAGCATTTATTGTACCTGTGTGCCTAGGTAACCTTGAAGTTTAGCATTTATTGTACCTGTGTTTTCGATTGCAGATGTATAGAGGTGCAACAGCAGTTTTGGAAGACATGAAAAGTACGTTTGATTTTCAGTTTTCTTTCTTATTCGATTATTGATATGCTTATGAAAAATCTTTTTAAGTGGTTACCATCTTCTTTCAATAGAAGACTAACTTAAAATGGTTTTTCACAAGCATTTCGACAATTTATCAGTAATAATCAAAGGTCTTATACTTATTATTGTTTTGCAGTTATCCTCTGAATGATGCAACCGAAACAGTCAATAAAATTGGATCATCTATCAGAAGAGTTATGGGGGGCATAAGTGGGATCCTGTATTCAACTTCCCCTTTTCTTCAATAAGTTAGACATAATTTTTGAAGTTTCCCTGCATTTACCCTGACATGAATTTTTACATCTCTATTCTTGAAACAGGTATGATATATTTTGTAAGGTAGCCTACGTTCAATTGAAAGCAAGCACCCAATTAGTTGTCACCTCAAAGAATTGGGCTGAAGCGCTTGAAGCTTCCATTGCTGCAGTCAGTAAATATGGTGGTATATTGTTGAAgaaatgggtgtaaaaataaatctacatattgaattgggtttatgggggtatattaagtattaaatttgggtttaaagagatattaatagtttagttatAAATCAAATTGGTGCAAAAACGAAGTTTTGTGTAGAAATAGATTAGATGGACTTAAATAAAAATTCCCTTtaaatatatctatatatatttatgtccAGAACCATTCCAACCTATTTGACAGTTTGAGCATAACAGTACATAAAAGCCATGATCATTCCAATAGAttcacacttttttttcttttttttttaattaggaaAATCATAAACATATATCATTTTCAACTCTTGCAAAGGTCTGTTATTAAACCATAAAACatagaacaaagtaaacaacaaCGAACTATTCATCATCAGTCTAAATAAagctgcttctgctgtgctttgaaaaaaaagttgcTTCTGctgtactgtgagaataagtgattgtgaaataaagcagcagagtgtttggtaaacttttttgtaaaagtgcttttgaaaaaaaaagcagtatgataatgtttggtaaacttttatgtaaaacagctgtgactatatgaaatgataaaaaaatgtataatactagatgtgctattaatttaattttcttaacaaatataGGTTAATTTTCTTTACAATTTTTAATCCACTATTGCCATTTTTTAatccacttttgccatttttttcctttccattATCCTCTGGTCTTCTTTTTCAATGATATAATTGCAAGCACTCCATCcaaatcctctctctctctgaaaagTTTAATCACCTTCTATTCTTTTTTTTGTGAAAGAAAATCCATATCAAAATTCTTCATTTTCACCACCACCGGGGTGCCCCGGTTCCGATCGACCGAAACTGGCTCAATGCAGCACAGTGGGTTCATCTTTAACCCCAATCAGACCATCCAATCAGACAAAAAGCGAATTCGATCGTTGAAATTCGAATCCCTTCCAACGCCGATCAAACGGCTCCGATTTAAACAAATGCAGGACCCGATCTGAAGCCAAAGCGAACCTTAAAGACTCGGAGCTTCtggttctagagagagaaagaagagagagagacaaagacTCATGAAGAGCTTTGCGCAGCAAGAAGGAGAAATGGAGGAGGGTATTTCTGAGATtgtgaaagtttcattaaattCTACTGTTCACCCgtctcttgaaaaaaaaaaaaaaaaagctggtttTGAGAAGCTGCATTTTGCTGCTTCAACTTTTTGCCACTTAACAGTGATTTTGTATGAcgacccatccctaattttcctatgtaatttctccccgagtATGTGTTTTGACGACTATGccttattggcaagtgacgtggacttattcttatcgctttccattttatttctcgttatcgcatttaaattgtacacgctAGTACGAGTAGACGTAGattttaaagtgtaaaaatatctacttcggatagatttcgatttccttttactgtaggaaatatagaaatatatcccttggattccttttAAACTCATCCCGTGCACTCTCTGCATCACTCCACTTTCAGCCATCCTATCCCATCTTTTCCTTATATTTTGTCCCCCTCTATCAAAAAAAGCAAAGCAAATTTCAAaaacctcactctctctctcttctccctctcccacgccacattcttcttcttcttcctctgcaacTCCATGAGCAAGCTCCAAAGCTTGTAGATCGAACAAACAAACTACATCATCATGCTCATCTCAGTCCCATGATCACGACCATACCCCTGGTTCGCGTGTTGACCGAGTTTAGAACGTCCAACTCGGAAGGTCCGACTCGGCGAGTTCGATACTACGGTTTTCAAGCCATGCATGGCTAAGGTAAGCCTTAAGAAACCCTTAGAACCTTCATTTCACTTCTATGGGTTGTTATTGAtcctttgtttgtgttttgaacgtgtggttttacccagaaactcgagaagaaggagaacccgaagtttttcgTACAAGAACCGTGGCCATTTAgtcattttcaaaccatttttctgGTCAACCTCGACCACAAATGGACTTATTCTAGGTACAAACTTGTTCTCtacattcctaacttcaaaatggcttttgaatcactgagtttggttaagtaacgagttagaaatcaactctggaagttgggaagaaaattttagttttctggaaaatttcagCCGTGGTCGTTTGGCCACTTTCAGACCAAATTTCTGAACAACACGGACTATATTTGAACTTTCTCTAAATTGGGATCGGTAGATCAACTTCCTAGctttaattttgcttttttagAAGTGAATTTGATTGAGAATCGAGCTCGTTATGGGCTCTGGAATTCGAcccaaaaatctgcaaaactgCAGATTTTCGCGAAGAAGGCAAGTACAGTGTACTCGCGGGGGGGCGTGGGCGCGCGTGGACCGCCACTTTaggcggcgcgtgggggcgcgtccgGCATCCGGCCGGCGCGTGGTTAGTACGTACGTGTTTGTGTCGTCAAGTAGAttgatttcatatatttataccctaggtttgagcaaactatgggcgttttatttaggtttccgttatgtgctttaattaatgttatgtagttatttcacatatagggaaAACTTATTCCGAGGATTttcgaggccaagctaggctcgggggctacgacccagcGACGTaattgtgagtgggcagttactttatacctatatatatatttatagtttccataaatgcatATTATGTCATTTTTACGCCTACATTGCCTAGTATCATTATTGTaatataaattgtgataaatgctgctatatggttgtgatattactgtcatggcatGCATACGTGCttgtgtacatgctcatcttgctgcaccaggtgttagtactcgccccagggccaaggccagtccttcacgtgtatgtttaCATCCACACCGTTCGCTCACCTAGGATCCAAGTttaggtgccagtcttgtcgggtagattgcattaggcgatccgacttgtatgtgatgtgcttTTGTACCagtttcacgtgatcgtagtactagagcatattgattacacccagtcctgttcgtgtcagaaacCATATGTTCGAACttgtgtgtcagcttagatggatgagcacttagttatattgattatcacatgattattattgtggcatatgatacatcatttacttggcatatttctggttatatgGCTGATATATTGGATTttcatacttacgtagtatgttttgaggaaactatacttgttttacggcgaggggttagtatattcaaagataaaggttttcttataagcattgttttactgacccactcaactttgtttttcgcccctccaagacctagatagctgtactctctgtggcactcgaggaatcACGGCAGTTATGACATTTCCTTCTGTTTAGACGTATGAACTTATCACTactatgtaataagtgtactttggtTGCCTTGACTACTCTTTCgtagtctcactgtctattacgctctgaataattgcagtgggttcaacccacgaattgggcactctttcactgtttagtcctaattagttttaattttattcactttttgcatcacttacccttatggttacgtcacctcacggtgacgaccagcatgcttcgacctttccaggtcggggtgtgtcattttgaAAATAAGCTGAGTTACCAAAGATAAATTTTACTCTAGCTTTTTTTCAtcccaacttttttttaaaatcacctcaaccccaaaccATACCTAAGAAGTGGACCAGCTACATATGAATATATTGGACTCCACTTTTCCAGCTCTTCCTCATCAGGGTTTTCTTCCTCTTCATCAGAATCCTCTTCCTCTTCGGAATCAGAACTAATTGAATAATGGAAGGTGAACTAACCGGAGGTACTGGAACTTCTTCAACTTCTGAATCTGAAAGTGGAACAGGAGGTTGTGGTATTGATATTTGTGACTGCAGAGTAGTAGTATGCAGTATTGGTGGCTGTGGAATAAAATTTGGGTTCACTTCTGGTATTGGCATTTGAGGCAAATGAACTCCTATCGGGGACCAAGCATTCCCTTCAAGGACAGCTACATCTTCCATCACATGGCCAAAATAAATGATCACTTGCCTCTATCTCCATCCTATAATGGTCCTTGATATGCATTAACTTGTTATGGTACCTCGCTAATGCCCTTTGCATCTCAGGACGATAGAACCTTTTTGTTCGATATATCCGCATTACATTATTGACCAATTCACTGTGAGCTTCATGACGAAGACAAGCTTGAAAATAAGCTTCATCATACGGCTCAAGACCCTCGGGACCCAAGTTATATCCAACCCGAGCATCGGTATGAAAAGGAGGAGGGTTCATCCTAgacaccaaaaataaaaaggttagctaccaataaaaaataaaatcaaacacAACCTGGTTTCATAGTCATAAGTTGTGATACCACCTTGTCACGTCCCGATTTCAAATTAAGTTCGAATCCGGGCATAGGACATGATAGACACCTTAACTATAAAGTCTAAAATAATATACTTAAAATGtgaaaattaaaacataaataaaaactgAACTTATTTATTCACAAACTTATCGAAAATAGAGTTGTACTTGAGTATTCTACATTAACGATACACCTTCGAAACTACTCAAAACAGAGTACGAGTAGTCCtttattcaataaaaaacaaataaaagaaaaaggttttaGAACAAGCCAAACTCCCTCATTATTTGATATGAACAAACTTCACATCTCAACAAAGTAAACATCTAGTTTTCTAGTTCAATACCTGCAAAATTTAGATAGGGTGAGCCTACAAGCTTAGTAGGAACCTATACCTTTATGTAGTATAAgagtaaattattataattccaatacaaacaaatcaaaaacaaaaccacCAGAATATTAAGATGTATGGATGCAATGCAATATACTTCATTTATTCCCATGAGTTCAAACAATTAAATACTTAGAATTAGCACGTCCCATACCATGCTATTCCAAGTGAGAATTATTTGAAATTTGCCCAAAcccaaattgacacaccccgaccgagatcaaggcatgctagccgtcacgtgaaaatgacgtagccatgtgcacagtgcggaagcaattaagataagaaatatacgaataattaaaactgaatctactagagtgcactagaaAGCAGGAaatgataggagttagttacaaacgtaaatactcctaatcaaagcataataagtctaggtgtagtccagtaggacaagtactaattatacagtaccaggaatgtcctactattatttagatatgtCATAACCGCCGAAGTCCTCGAACCCAGCAACAGCAAGCttatctaaaacctggaggggcacaaaacagaaaacatgagtaggcaaaaacaaatgttttataaaaccatttcatttatcaacatatctaacccctcgctgtaaaacatgtataatttttcccagaatcaagatatatgcatatacataaatatatatgtaattatatcaattcaaattatgcttcacataatcatattcatatgtatgccatgccaagatatagcAGAGTAAGCagttcaggtaagaataatttcatataaatataacatgttagccgaAACCCTTGTGGTAatatgtacggctgaattcatagctcaaaagtcaatctaaccggagtcactacaatgacctatacggcactatactgcacaagagtcagaaatgtctgtacgacaataatgggtgtaataatCATGCTCAATGCTACTCacacataatagctgggcgataaatcgctagtcacctacgagtatac
This genomic window contains:
- the LOC126633199 gene encoding uncharacterized protein LOC126633199, giving the protein MAKKLEKKENPKFFVQEPWPFSHFQTIFLVNLDHKWTYSRFSRRRQVQCTRGGAWARVDRHFRRRVGARPASGRRVVSTYVFVSSSRLISYIYTLGKTYSEDFRGQARLGGYDPAT